The DNA segment CGTTCCGCCAGCAGGGTTTCTGCGTTCACGAATCCGGTTTCCTTGCCCAGCAGTGTGAAACCGGCGGTGACCAGCATCGCCAGTGGATACCCGACAGCGAGGGCGAACACGGCTCGGCGCATCAGATCCCAGCGGCGCAGCACGATTCCGACCGCGATCCCCGCGAGGGGACCGAATTCTGGTCCCACCACCATCGCGCCGACGAGCGTGACCGTCGAATCGGTCACCACACCGATGGCGGCCAGCAAGCACGCGATCGTCAGGAACGTCTGGAAAACAGGGCTCAGCCGGGATTCCTCGCCGGTGCGGCTCACCAGTTCCTGCCAGATGACCGCGTCAGCCGCGTCCCCTTTCGCGCGCTGCTCCGCCTTGTCGGCCGCATCGGAGAGCACCGCGTCGAGTTCGGTGAGGGTGATCGAGCCCCGGCGATCGAGGCGTTCCGCCGTGAGCACGCCGATCACCTCATCGGCCGACTCTCGGGCGAGATCGGCCTCGACCACGTCACCGGCCGGTGCGACCGCGGCTCCACGCGAGCACGACAGGTTGGCGACCCCGGGCTGTTCGCTCAGGGTCGCCAACACCGCGTCGGTGCGGTCGGCCGGGCTGATCGCCCGCAGGTGGAGCACTCGGCTCGCTCAGGAACGCGACCGGGAATCGGACTCCGGCTTCGCCGCGGCGTCAGCCGTGCCGCCTTCGGCACGCGAGTCCTTCTTGACCGCGGGCTTGGCGTCGACACCGGCCTCTTTGCGCTGCGCCGCGGTGATCGGGGCCGGAGCACCGGTGAGCGGGTCGTAGCCACCACCGGTCTTCGGGAACGCGATGACGTCCCTCAGCGATTCCGCGCCGGCGAGTAGCATCACGATGCGGTCCCAGCCGAAGGCGATGCCGCCGTGCGGCGGAGGACCGAACTGGAAGGCGTCGAGCAGGAACCCGAACTTCTCCTGGGCTTCCGCCTCGGAAAGTCCCATGATCTCGAAGACCCGCTTCTGCACGTCGGCGCGGTGGATACGGATGGACCCGCCACCGATCTCGTTGCCGTTGCAGACGATGTCGTATGCGTAGGCGAGCGCGTTGCCGGGGTCGGCCTCGAACTTGTCGATCCACTCCGGCGTCGGCGAGGTGAACGCGTGGTGCAGTGCCGTCCACTTGCCGCCACCGACCGCGACGTCGTCGCTCTCGTCCGCGGCCTCGAACAGCGGGAAGTCGACCACCCACACGAAAGACCACGCGTTCTCGTCGATCATGCCGAGCCGGTCGGCGATCTCGACCCTGGCCGCGCCGAGCAGCGCACGCGCGTCGTTCGGCTTGCCTGCCGAGAAGAACACGCAGTCACCCGGCTTCGCGCCCGCGGCGGCGGCCAGGTTTTCCCTTTCGTGTTCCGAGATGTTCTTCGCCACCGGGCCGCTCAGTGTGCCGTCCTCACCGACGAGCACGTAGGCGAGTCCCCGGTGTCCCCGCTGTTTCGCCCAGTCCTGCCACGCGTCGAGCTGGCGGCGCGGCTGGCTCGCGCCGCCCCGCATCACGACGGCTCCGACGTAGGGAGCCTGGAAAACCCGGAACGGCGTGTCGG comes from the Prauserella marina genome and includes:
- the aspS gene encoding aspartate--tRNA ligase, which codes for MLRTHNAGTLRVEHAGQTVTLTGWVARRRDHGGVIFVDLRDASGIAQVVFREGEMAEQAHNLRAEYCIKVVGEVSRRPEGNDNPEIPTGGIEVLVTDLVVLSESAVLPFPIDDRVDVGEEVRLKYRYLDLRRAAPAGAMRLRSEVNRVARDVLHGQDFLEIETPTMTRSTPEGARDFVVPARLRPGSWYALPQSPQLFKQLLMVGGLERYYQIARCYRDEDFRADRQPEFTQLDIEMSFVEQDDVIALGEDIVTALWAIAGVDVPKPFRRISYAEAMAKYGTDKPDLRFDLELTELTEFFSDTPFRVFQAPYVGAVVMRGGASQPRRQLDAWQDWAKQRGHRGLAYVLVGEDGTLSGPVAKNISEHERENLAAAAGAKPGDCVFFSAGKPNDARALLGAARVEIADRLGMIDENAWSFVWVVDFPLFEAADESDDVAVGGGKWTALHHAFTSPTPEWIDKFEADPGNALAYAYDIVCNGNEIGGGSIRIHRADVQKRVFEIMGLSEAEAQEKFGFLLDAFQFGPPPHGGIAFGWDRIVMLLAGAESLRDVIAFPKTGGGYDPLTGAPAPITAAQRKEAGVDAKPAVKKDSRAEGGTADAAAKPESDSRSRS
- a CDS encoding DUF389 domain-containing protein, with translation MLHLRAISPADRTDAVLATLSEQPGVANLSCSRGAAVAPAGDVVEADLARESADEVIGVLTAERLDRRGSITLTELDAVLSDAADKAEQRAKGDAADAVIWQELVSRTGEESRLSPVFQTFLTIACLLAAIGVVTDSTVTLVGAMVVGPEFGPLAGIAVGIVLRRWDLMRRAVFALAVGYPLAMLVTAGFTLLGKETGFVNAETLLAERNVDFVYQFSGYSVLIALLAGAAGMLAMTSEKSAALVGVFISVTTIPAAGYAVVAAVLGEWDRCVLSLVQLLVNLVGLVLAAALVLALRLRRDPKVVLPTRPLPRG